A stretch of the Poseidonibacter parvus genome encodes the following:
- a CDS encoding response regulator: MSGSFEDIVILIAESDEDDRKKLFNILSKYFNVILEANDGKEAYELYKKNKIDIIISSDELPAISGVDLLKLIRLSDTNIGFIITSKEVEASVLLELIDLNVNAFLSKPISQGKLLEKIDLLSERILLKKKLLIKDNEVENYISAVDKVALIYKMKANGAITYMNESMLLMSGYGKDEIRNLNFKDIIHPEIPSKYIKETWDYLKDGKLWKGNTKFLSKNKEVFYLNNSIFKIEDNNNEEFITISFLTTKENLEKRDFQKKVILNIKEANKKEQLLHKDISKLKEELLNSKRIINNFNQVTVDELNTKILRQDNQLRKYEKDIATFDEKYSTMLMNKKSEIEMHVNALQLHKVKIDKQVEDIITLTKEVDTSHEKIKSLIKDLEIKNKKIIDLMFIIDENNIK, from the coding sequence ATGAGTGGAAGTTTTGAAGATATAGTTATTCTTATTGCAGAAAGTGATGAAGATGATAGGAAGAAGTTATTTAATATTTTATCAAAATATTTTAATGTAATACTTGAAGCAAATGATGGAAAAGAGGCTTATGAATTATATAAAAAGAATAAAATTGATATTATTATTTCAAGTGATGAGTTACCTGCTATAAGTGGTGTAGACTTATTAAAATTGATTAGACTTTCAGATACAAATATTGGCTTTATTATAACAAGTAAAGAAGTTGAAGCCTCAGTACTTTTAGAATTAATAGATTTAAATGTTAATGCATTTTTATCTAAACCTATAAGTCAAGGAAAATTGCTTGAAAAAATTGATTTATTATCAGAAAGAATTTTATTAAAGAAAAAATTACTTATAAAAGATAATGAAGTAGAAAACTATATTTCAGCTGTTGATAAAGTAGCATTAATTTATAAAATGAAAGCTAATGGGGCAATTACTTATATGAATGAAAGTATGCTACTAATGTCTGGATATGGAAAAGATGAGATAAGAAATTTAAATTTTAAAGATATTATACATCCTGAAATACCATCAAAGTATATTAAAGAAACTTGGGATTACTTAAAAGATGGAAAACTCTGGAAAGGTAATACTAAGTTTTTATCAAAAAATAAAGAAGTATTTTATTTAAATAATTCTATTTTTAAAATTGAAGATAATAATAATGAAGAATTTATAACGATATCTTTTCTAACTACTAAAGAAAATTTAGAAAAAAGAGATTTTCAGAAAAAAGTAATTTTGAATATTAAAGAAGCTAATAAAAAAGAACAATTATTACATAAAGATATATCAAAACTAAAAGAAGAATTATTGAATTCAAAAAGAATCATAAATAACTTCAATCAAGTTACAGTTGATGAACTAAATACAAAGATTCTTAGACAAGATAATCAATTAAGAAAATATGAAAAAGACATTGCTACTTTTGATGAGAAATATTCAACTATGTTGATGAATAAAAAAAGTGAAATAGAAATGCATGTTAATGCACTTCAATTACATAAAGTTAAAATAGATAAGCAAGTAGAAGATATTATTACTCTTACTAAAGAAGTTGACACCTCTCATGAAAAAATAAAATCTTTAATAAAAGATCTTGAAATTAAAAATAAAAAGATTATTGACTTGATGTTTATTATTGATGAAAATAATATTAAATAA
- a CDS encoding multidrug resistance efflux transporter family protein encodes MSLKNTIKKYETNSSFLLIIGLISALFFSATFLINRAISLDGGHWYFSASLRFLYTLAFLCIGLIFFKGISYFKLVLKEYYENFRFWSIAGTIGFGFFYALICFVADFSPGWVVATTWQMTILASLFVLSFFGQKLSKKIWFFTVIIFLGITLVNISHFDFDNLDALFLGFFPVLVAAFCYPIGNQLVWEEKKKRKEKLIDNTIINNAFVKVFLLTLGSFPLWIVLYFFTDASVPSSGQLISVAFIAILSGVIATSLFLYARSHANTPSKLVAVDASQSGEVFFALAGEMIFLNAVFPNEIGVLGIIITVLGLIALTKFK; translated from the coding sequence ATGAGTTTAAAAAATACTATAAAGAAGTATGAAACTAATTCTTCTTTTTTACTAATAATTGGTTTAATATCAGCACTGTTTTTTTCTGCTACATTTTTAATAAATAGAGCTATATCTCTTGATGGTGGGCATTGGTATTTTTCCGCATCACTTAGATTTTTATATACTCTTGCTTTTCTTTGCATTGGACTTATTTTTTTTAAAGGAATTTCATATTTTAAATTAGTATTGAAAGAGTACTATGAAAACTTTAGGTTTTGGAGTATTGCTGGAACTATTGGATTTGGGTTCTTTTATGCACTTATTTGTTTTGTGGCTGATTTTTCTCCTGGTTGGGTAGTTGCTACAACATGGCAAATGACAATACTTGCTTCCTTATTTGTATTATCTTTTTTTGGTCAAAAGCTATCAAAAAAGATTTGGTTTTTTACTGTTATTATTTTTTTAGGAATTACTCTTGTAAATATTAGTCATTTTGATTTTGATAATTTAGATGCATTATTTTTAGGCTTTTTCCCTGTCTTAGTTGCAGCTTTTTGCTATCCTATTGGAAATCAACTTGTATGGGAAGAGAAGAAAAAAAGAAAAGAAAAATTAATTGATAATACTATAATAAATAATGCTTTTGTAAAAGTATTTCTTTTAACACTTGGAAGTTTTCCTCTTTGGATTGTTTTATACTTTTTTACAGATGCAAGTGTTCCTTCAAGCGGGCAATTAATTAGTGTTGCTTTTATTGCAATACTTTCAGGGGTAATTGCTACATCATTATTTTTATATGCAAGGTCTCATGCTAATACACCCTCAAAACTTGTTGCTGTTGATGCTTCACAATCAGGTGAAGTGTTTTTTGCATTAGCTGGAGAAATGATTTTTTTAAATGCAGTTTTTCCAAATGAAATTGGAGTACTAGGAATTATAATTACAGTATTAGGATTAATAGCACTTACCAAATTTAAGTAA
- a CDS encoding cache domain-containing protein: MKLITEKNLSRITIYIFIIIMSSMIFMITYFYVKNTYEDFESEMKVFKEEYYEIKKKTLKKEVDTVLDILNYNIIKTDISLKEQKADAIRLLNNIRFEKNKSNYFFVYEINNIQGGDEFAKLLVNPNRPDIVGRLISTNFKDSNGIKFRENFLKDIREKNESYTQYTYKKPGSVEVQQKLSYFKYYKQWNWVLAVGVYIDDIDKEISLKRKHLESRIKRQVGQNVVLFIMFLSLGILISILVSQKIEEVLKEYENKVKAKTQELENLNKTLENKVKDEIEKNREKEQLLVQKSKFIALGEMISNIAHQWRQPLSELSSILMFIKFKHSINALDNETMQKKANEADVVLDYMSHTIDDFRNFFMPKKEKEEFYLSKVIDSVMTIVSSSLESDKINVDINIDKNIKLRTYINEYEQVILNILKNAKDALIEKNIDNPEIKISAYEEDEYVVLFIEDNAGGITVEPKGKIFEPYFTTKDDSNGTGIGLYMSKIIVDKNMKGKLRVRNTEFGAKFGIHTPKDLK; this comes from the coding sequence TTGAAACTAATAACAGAAAAGAACTTATCAAGAATTACTATTTATATTTTTATAATTATTATGTCTTCAATGATTTTCATGATTACTTATTTTTATGTAAAAAATACTTATGAAGATTTTGAATCGGAGATGAAAGTATTTAAAGAAGAGTATTATGAAATAAAGAAAAAAACACTAAAAAAAGAAGTTGACACAGTACTTGATATTTTAAACTATAATATTATAAAAACAGATATAAGTTTAAAAGAACAAAAAGCAGATGCGATACGATTACTTAATAATATTAGATTTGAGAAAAATAAAAGTAACTACTTTTTTGTATATGAGATAAATAATATTCAAGGTGGAGATGAGTTTGCAAAACTTCTTGTAAATCCAAACAGACCAGACATTGTAGGACGTTTAATTTCTACTAATTTTAAAGATTCAAATGGAATAAAGTTTAGAGAAAACTTCTTAAAAGATATTCGAGAAAAGAATGAATCATATACTCAGTATACATATAAAAAACCAGGAAGTGTAGAAGTACAGCAGAAACTTTCTTATTTTAAATATTATAAACAATGGAACTGGGTATTAGCTGTTGGAGTTTATATTGATGATATAGATAAAGAAATTTCTTTAAAAAGAAAACATTTAGAATCACGTATTAAAAGGCAAGTAGGGCAAAATGTAGTTTTATTTATTATGTTTTTATCACTTGGTATTTTAATATCAATTTTAGTTTCACAAAAGATTGAAGAAGTATTAAAAGAGTATGAAAACAAAGTAAAAGCAAAAACACAAGAGCTTGAAAATCTAAATAAAACTTTAGAAAATAAAGTCAAAGATGAAATCGAAAAAAATAGAGAAAAAGAACAGCTTTTAGTGCAAAAATCGAAATTCATAGCCCTTGGTGAAATGATATCAAATATTGCCCATCAGTGGAGACAGCCTTTATCTGAGTTATCTTCAATTCTTATGTTTATAAAATTTAAACATAGTATAAACGCTCTTGATAATGAAACAATGCAGAAAAAAGCAAATGAAGCAGATGTAGTATTAGATTATATGTCTCATACAATCGATGACTTTAGAAATTTTTTCATGCCAAAAAAAGAAAAAGAAGAGTTTTACTTATCAAAAGTTATAGACTCTGTTATGACTATTGTTTCTAGTTCATTAGAAAGTGATAAAATTAATGTTGATATTAATATTGATAAAAATATTAAATTAAGAACTTATATAAATGAATATGAACAAGTTATTTTAAATATATTAAAAAATGCAAAAGATGCATTAATAGAAAAAAATATTGATAACCCAGAAATAAAAATCTCTGCATATGAAGAGGATGAATATGTTGTTTTATTTATAGAAGATAATGCAGGTGGAATTACAGTTGAACCAAAAGGAAAAATATTTGAGCCATACTTTACAACTAAAGATGATAGTAATGGTACAGGAATTGGTTTATATATGTCAAAGATTATTGTAGATAAAAATATGAAAGGTAAATTAAGAGTTCGTAATACTGAATTTGGAGCAAAGTTTGGAATTCATACTCCTAAAGATTTAAAATAG
- a CDS encoding AraC family transcriptional regulator, producing the protein MKKDTKHLRADIVNKSLNYIYKYIDTNITLDELAKLNSVSKYHFLRIFKEEVGENLFERITSIRLQKAANLLITNTYSTISEISQLCGYSSHTSFIKAFKKRFEYTPSKWRQGAYKNFSHDSLNLEEDFYLNFKNIDVKIKVVPSKTCAYLRLKGYDLEGLSKTWERLLAFAYEKNILNNTQIGLYHDNPVITDYKDCNYVAAIEVDDDFEATNSISKLEVIESLYAIFSYEGVYGDVAKLMTYIYHYWMPQSGYEAKTLPSYAIYYQNHYLEDNDTFKLDFYVPIKVV; encoded by the coding sequence ATGAAAAAAGACACAAAACATCTAAGAGCTGATATTGTAAATAAATCTCTTAACTATATTTATAAGTATATTGATACAAATATTACTTTGGATGAACTAGCAAAATTAAATAGTGTAAGTAAGTACCATTTTTTGAGAATTTTCAAAGAAGAAGTAGGGGAGAATTTATTTGAAAGAATTACCTCTATAAGATTACAAAAAGCTGCAAATTTACTTATTACAAATACTTACTCAACAATTAGTGAAATAAGTCAATTATGCGGTTACTCTTCTCATACATCTTTTATAAAAGCCTTTAAAAAAAGATTTGAATACACACCTTCAAAATGGAGACAAGGTGCTTATAAAAACTTTTCACATGATTCATTAAATTTAGAAGAAGATTTTTATTTAAATTTTAAAAATATTGATGTAAAAATCAAAGTAGTTCCTTCAAAAACTTGTGCATATTTAAGACTTAAAGGATATGATTTAGAAGGCTTATCAAAAACATGGGAAAGATTACTTGCCTTTGCATATGAGAAAAATATACTTAACAATACTCAAATAGGTCTTTATCATGATAATCCTGTTATTACAGATTATAAAGATTGTAATTATGTAGCAGCAATTGAAGTAGATGATGATTTTGAAGCAACAAATTCAATTAGTAAGTTAGAGGTTATTGAGTCTTTATATGCGATATTCTCTTATGAAGGTGTATACGGTGATGTTGCTAAACTTATGACTTATATATATCATTATTGGATGCCCCAAAGTGGTTATGAAGCTAAAACACTTCCTTCTTATGCAATATATTATCAAAATCATTATTTAGAAGATAATGATACTTTTAAGTTAGATTTTTACGTACCTATTAAAGTAGTGTAA
- a CDS encoding radical SAM/SPASM domain-containing protein, which translates to MKDSIQSQEIITKANIIKKFRKVHIEITNICNLKCTFCPPKILPNGIMSLEKFDDINKQLKPYTKELAYHMVGDPLVLSNLNEYLDISLKNDLKVNITTTANKISPKDYDALMNKTIKQINFSINSYNANSHKKSLDEYLNPILDFVKYAQGKQHEYFINFRIWNLDESKSAKEFNTQVFKRVNECFNTNIDIEDVYKQRPKNIRIAKKVFFNFDEYFNWPSLENDFVSDKGFCYGLDSHFGILTSGDVVPCCLDQNACINLGNTNDTQLKDILSSSRVKNIQNGFKKGEVVEELCQKCEYRTRFDKNEKEIV; encoded by the coding sequence ATTAAGGATTCGATACAATCACAAGAAATAATCACTAAGGCTAACATCATTAAAAAATTTAGAAAAGTTCATATTGAAATTACAAATATATGTAACTTAAAATGTACCTTTTGTCCTCCAAAAATTCTTCCAAATGGAATAATGTCACTTGAGAAATTTGATGATATTAATAAGCAATTAAAACCTTATACAAAAGAGTTAGCTTATCATATGGTTGGTGACCCATTAGTTCTATCAAATCTAAATGAATACTTAGATATTAGTTTAAAAAATGATTTAAAAGTAAATATAACTACAACTGCTAATAAAATAAGCCCTAAAGATTACGATGCTTTAATGAATAAAACAATTAAACAAATAAACTTTTCAATAAATTCATACAATGCAAACTCTCATAAGAAATCACTTGATGAGTATTTAAATCCTATTTTAGATTTTGTAAAATATGCACAAGGAAAACAACATGAATATTTTATAAATTTTAGAATCTGGAATTTAGATGAATCAAAAAGTGCAAAAGAGTTTAATACTCAAGTTTTTAAAAGAGTGAACGAATGTTTTAATACAAATATTGATATAGAGGATGTATATAAACAAAGACCTAAAAATATTAGAATTGCAAAGAAAGTTTTTTTTAATTTTGATGAATATTTTAACTGGCCTAGCTTAGAAAATGATTTTGTTTCAGACAAAGGTTTTTGTTATGGTTTAGATTCTCATTTTGGTATTTTAACATCAGGAGATGTAGTTCCATGTTGTTTAGATCAAAACGCATGTATTAATCTTGGAAATACAAATGATACACAATTAAAAGATATCTTAAGTTCATCTAGAGTTAAAAATATTCAAAATGGTTTTAAAAAAGGTGAAGTAGTAGAAGAACTTTGTCAAAAATGTGAATATAGAACTAGATTTGATAAAAATGAAAAGGAAATAGTTTGA
- a CDS encoding EI24 domain-containing protein, which yields MSEVDIFSRSVKDFLTSEMLKIALIPLIVTMIFLYILFFTAADFGISALQEIAQASQNGEEIVVDESAPFYFVWATYVIIFLFKYSFTSYIAGFLLYTVGTIVVLNISVILTIIVIGFLTPIILKKVHKKHYSHLSLHGFGTLLSPLWVLFKSLLMMMLLFILFIPLYFVPLINIIAFSLPLYYFFHKLLNYDVSSTILSQEEFKVIYKKEANTVRLRTLLLYFVSMIPFITLFTAVFYIIYLGNGYFVKLEEMYKLDIPDSKIDEKEEKEKIALIP from the coding sequence TTGAGTGAAGTAGATATTTTTTCAAGAAGCGTAAAAGACTTCTTAACATCAGAAATGTTAAAAATCGCATTAATACCATTGATTGTAACAATGATATTTTTATATATATTATTTTTTACAGCTGCAGATTTTGGAATAAGTGCTTTACAAGAAATTGCACAAGCCTCACAAAATGGTGAAGAAATAGTAGTTGATGAAAGCGCACCTTTTTATTTTGTTTGGGCTACTTATGTAATAATATTTTTATTTAAGTACTCATTTACTTCATATATAGCAGGATTTTTACTATACACAGTTGGAACAATTGTCGTTTTAAATATATCTGTGATTTTAACTATTATTGTAATAGGATTTTTAACACCAATTATTTTAAAGAAAGTACATAAAAAGCATTATTCTCATCTAAGCTTACATGGCTTTGGAACACTTCTTTCTCCTTTGTGGGTATTATTTAAAAGTTTATTAATGATGATGTTATTATTTATATTGTTTATTCCTTTATATTTTGTACCCTTGATTAATATAATTGCTTTTTCTTTACCTTTGTATTACTTTTTCCATAAGCTATTAAATTATGATGTATCATCTACAATATTAAGCCAAGAAGAGTTTAAAGTTATATATAAAAAAGAAGCAAATACAGTAAGACTTAGAACACTACTATTGTATTTTGTATCAATGATTCCATTTATTACACTTTTTACTGCTGTTTTTTATATTATTTATTTAGGTAATGGTTATTTTGTTAAGCTTGAAGAAATGTATAAGTTAGATATTCCAGATTCAAAGATAGATGAGAAAGAAGAAAAAGAAAAAATAGCTCTTATTCCCTAG
- a CDS encoding PAS domain S-box protein, with the protein MFKIFLLTFIIFFANLFATNKTDILTQEEYSYLKEKKQIKMCVLPNWLPFEQIDKNGNHKGIAKDIIDLISKQINTPIILIHTKQWTQSLENIKNRKCDILPVAMNTKSRRNSMNFTNAYTSEPFVIATKLDQLFIKDSKAIGNRKIGIVKGYAFIEVLKNNNPKVQIVEVQNAEEGLQKVRKGELFGYIDIMAAIGYNMQKHRIVDLKIAGKLEFNIDLSIASRNDEPLLNTIMQKSLNQISEEQLNTIVNRWIEIKVDQGIDFARIAYALAFFIIVFILILYKNRSIQIMNRKLIQANKDVINQQEMVNKYVLILTTDLNGIITHANEAYCKTLGFSESELIGKTHSIMKHSSTTSEYIAKMWEVLNNDFMWKGRITNFSKDKKIKHFNVYIESLFFNGKKIGYRSISEDITAKYLSEELNKYQKGLLSLFDKGDVVLFKWKNNKNKDVEYASESIYKLTGYKNSEFTSGEVDFTSLVNKKYLEEIRNKSQEALSNKSKYFKREPYVIKTKDEREKWILENVVTLNNSEGEITEFIAYLTDITEHVIQQRMMFQQSRTAAVGEMIGNIAHQWRQPLSVISTASTGLKLSLEFDEEINKEQMKETLSKINHHTQHLSKTIDDFRGFFKDDVSSSKNTNLKDTLKKVRELSIDSFNSNFIQYEEKCEDIYFDYNENILIQALLNIYNNAKDAFSTVQHEKYFYVSIKKEEKAIILKFRDNAGGIKDNAIEHIFDPYFTTKHESIGTGIGLYMTNQIITKQIHGFISVKNVDTSYNNETNKGAQFTIKIPIV; encoded by the coding sequence ATGTTTAAAATCTTTCTATTAACTTTTATAATATTTTTTGCAAATTTATTTGCTACAAATAAAACTGATATACTGACTCAAGAAGAATACTCATATTTAAAAGAAAAAAAGCAAATTAAAATGTGTGTTTTACCCAATTGGCTTCCTTTTGAACAAATTGATAAAAACGGAAATCACAAAGGTATTGCAAAAGATATTATAGATTTAATCTCAAAGCAAATCAATACGCCAATTATATTGATTCATACAAAGCAATGGACACAATCTTTAGAAAATATAAAAAATAGAAAATGTGACATCCTTCCTGTTGCGATGAATACAAAAAGTCGTAGAAATAGCATGAACTTTACAAATGCATATACTAGTGAACCTTTTGTTATTGCTACTAAATTAGATCAACTTTTTATAAAAGATAGTAAAGCTATAGGAAATAGAAAAATTGGAATTGTAAAAGGTTATGCTTTTATTGAAGTATTAAAAAACAACAATCCAAAAGTTCAGATAGTTGAAGTACAAAATGCAGAAGAAGGTTTACAAAAAGTAAGAAAGGGAGAACTTTTTGGCTATATAGATATTATGGCAGCTATTGGCTATAACATGCAAAAGCATAGAATCGTTGATTTAAAGATTGCAGGGAAATTAGAATTTAATATAGATTTAAGTATTGCTTCGAGAAATGATGAACCTTTATTAAACACCATTATGCAAAAATCATTAAATCAAATTTCGGAAGAACAGTTAAATACTATTGTAAATAGATGGATTGAAATAAAAGTTGATCAAGGTATTGATTTTGCAAGAATTGCATATGCTCTTGCTTTTTTTATCATTGTTTTTATACTTATTCTTTATAAAAATCGATCAATACAAATTATGAATAGAAAACTTATTCAAGCTAATAAAGACGTAATTAATCAGCAAGAAATGGTAAATAAATATGTTTTAATATTAACTACAGATCTAAATGGAATTATTACACATGCAAATGAAGCTTATTGTAAAACATTGGGTTTTAGTGAAAGTGAATTAATAGGTAAAACACATTCAATAATGAAACATTCTAGTACTACTAGTGAATATATTGCAAAAATGTGGGAAGTACTTAATAATGACTTTATGTGGAAGGGGCGGATTACTAATTTTTCTAAAGACAAGAAAATAAAACATTTTAATGTTTATATCGAATCATTATTTTTTAATGGTAAAAAAATAGGATATCGTTCTATTTCAGAAGATATAACTGCAAAATACTTATCCGAAGAATTAAATAAATATCAAAAAGGTTTATTATCTTTATTTGATAAAGGAGATGTTGTTCTTTTTAAATGGAAGAATAATAAAAATAAAGATGTTGAATATGCATCTGAAAGTATTTATAAATTAACAGGATATAAGAATAGTGAATTTACATCAGGAGAAGTAGATTTTACATCTTTAGTAAATAAAAAATATCTTGAAGAAATTAGAAATAAGTCTCAAGAAGCTTTAAGCAATAAATCAAAATATTTTAAACGTGAGCCTTATGTAATTAAAACTAAAGATGAAAGAGAAAAATGGATTTTGGAAAATGTAGTAACATTGAATAATTCAGAAGGTGAAATAACAGAGTTTATAGCTTATTTAACTGATATAACAGAACACGTAATTCAGCAAAGAATGATGTTCCAACAATCAAGAACCGCTGCAGTGGGAGAGATGATTGGAAATATTGCTCATCAATGGAGACAGCCTTTATCTGTGATTTCAACTGCATCAACAGGATTAAAACTTTCATTAGAGTTTGATGAAGAAATTAATAAAGAACAAATGAAAGAAACTCTTAGTAAAATTAATCATCATACTCAACATCTATCAAAAACAATTGATGACTTTAGAGGTTTTTTTAAGGATGACGTATCCTCTTCTAAGAATACAAATTTAAAAGATACTCTAAAAAAAGTTAGAGAGCTTAGTATTGATAGTTTTAATAGTAATTTTATTCAATATGAAGAGAAATGTGAAGATATATATTTTGATTATAATGAAAATATTTTAATTCAAGCCTTACTTAATATTTATAATAATGCAAAAGATGCATTCTCAACAGTTCAACATGAAAAATATTTTTACGTTTCAATAAAAAAGGAAGAAAAAGCTATTATTCTTAAATTTAGAGATAATGCTGGTGGAATAAAAGATAATGCAATAGAACATATCTTCGACCCATATTTTACTACAAAACATGAATCTATTGGAACAGGTATTGGTTTATATATGACTAATCAAATTATTACAAAACAAATACATGGTTTTATTTCTGTTAAAAATGTAGATACTTCATATAATAATGAAACAAATAAAGGTGCACAGTTTACTATAAAAATTCCTATAGTTTAA
- a CDS encoding response regulator transcription factor, giving the protein MQEILINKLNAFRVLYVEDEKGIRENINEILEHYFKESYTAKNASDAYIKYVQNKPDLIITDIQMNGENGLDLIRKIRESDSKTRIIITSAHTDLDYMLQATELHLIKYIIKPITHDKLMTALEAFIKSYDESKIYSLNEKWIFDFSKSVVTNNEEEFNLTKKESLFLKQLITKNRIITYEEMENLIWDEDSVMTANAMRLFIKNFRKKLPLKSLKNIQGTGYRLTRE; this is encoded by the coding sequence ATGCAAGAAATATTGATTAATAAACTAAATGCTTTTAGAGTATTATATGTTGAAGATGAGAAAGGTATTAGAGAAAATATCAATGAAATATTAGAGCATTATTTCAAAGAATCTTATACTGCAAAAAATGCAAGTGATGCATATATAAAATATGTTCAGAATAAACCTGATTTAATTATTACAGATATTCAAATGAACGGAGAAAATGGTCTTGATTTAATTAGAAAAATTAGAGAATCTGACTCTAAAACTAGAATAATTATTACCTCAGCTCATACTGATTTAGATTATATGTTACAAGCTACTGAGTTACACTTAATTAAATATATAATAAAACCTATAACTCATGATAAATTAATGACTGCATTAGAAGCATTCATTAAAAGCTATGATGAAAGTAAAATATATAGTTTAAATGAAAAATGGATATTCGATTTTAGTAAATCTGTTGTTACAAATAATGAAGAAGAATTTAACTTAACTAAAAAAGAGAGTTTATTTTTAAAACAGCTTATTACAAAGAATAGAATAATTACTTATGAAGAAATGGAAAATCTTATTTGGGATGAAGATTCAGTCATGACAGCAAATGCAATGAGATTATTTATTAAAAACTTTAGAAAAAAACTGCCCCTTAAATCATTAAAAAATATTCAAGGAACAGGATATAGATTAACTAGGGAATAA
- a CDS encoding GGDEF domain-containing protein: protein MNENKNLHLFEVFPWNKNFELGIKRIDSEHKQIVKLLNILATTLTHPEENDITNILKKLTEYSNYHFESEQKFWALHIKDETLIHKHKQTHESFLPEVYKIQEEHKNKPLYITVEAIITFLIRWITFHIIEEDKGLCLIIYALKKGYTLEEAKVISQEEMDGTNKVLIETILTMYEGLSSRAILLMRESNARIKAEKELKRANKKLEELAITDQLTKVYNRRHFENVFSYELKRATRAKSLFSIVSIDIDYFKQLNDTYGHQSGDAALISIGKCLNEICKRFGDFAFRIGGEEFAIIITDSKDESAIKLSNKLQEKLKKLEIANKNSDISNYMTISIGIVSLIPSTKDNIDSIMKSVDKKLYLAKEQGRNQIIN, encoded by the coding sequence ATGAATGAAAATAAAAATCTTCACTTATTTGAAGTATTCCCTTGGAATAAAAATTTTGAACTGGGAATTAAAAGAATTGATTCAGAGCACAAGCAAATCGTTAAACTTTTAAATATATTAGCAACAACTTTAACTCATCCAGAAGAAAATGATATTACAAATATTTTAAAAAAACTCACAGAGTATTCAAATTATCATTTTGAATCAGAACAAAAGTTTTGGGCATTACATATAAAAGATGAGACTTTAATACATAAACATAAACAAACTCATGAATCATTTCTACCAGAAGTTTATAAAATTCAAGAAGAGCATAAAAATAAACCTTTATATATTACGGTTGAAGCAATAATTACATTTTTAATACGTTGGATTACCTTTCATATAATTGAAGAAGATAAAGGTTTATGCTTAATAATTTATGCTTTAAAAAAAGGATATACCTTAGAAGAAGCAAAAGTGATTTCTCAAGAAGAAATGGATGGTACAAACAAAGTATTAATTGAAACAATCTTAACTATGTATGAAGGTTTATCATCTAGAGCTATTTTGCTAATGAGAGAATCAAATGCAAGAATCAAAGCAGAAAAAGAACTAAAAAGAGCCAATAAGAAACTAGAAGAATTAGCTATTACTGATCAATTAACAAAAGTATATAATCGTAGACATTTTGAAAATGTTTTTTCTTATGAATTAAAAAGAGCAACAAGAGCAAAGTCATTATTTAGTATTGTATCAATTGATATAGATTACTTTAAACAATTAAATGACACCTACGGACATCAAAGTGGAGATGCAGCTTTAATTTCTATTGGTAAATGCTTAAATGAAATATGTAAAAGATTCGGAGATTTTGCGTTTAGAATTGGTGGTGAAGAGTTTGCAATAATTATTACAGATAGTAAAGATGAATCCGCAATTAAACTTTCAAATAAACTACAAGAAAAACTTAAAAAGTTAGAAATAGCGAATAAAAATAGTGATATTTCTAATTATATGACTATTTCCATAGGTATTGTTTCTTTAATTCCTAGTACAAAGGATAATATAGATTCTATTATGAAAAGTGTAGACAAAAAATTATATCTTGCAAAAGAACAGGGTAGAAATCAAATAATAAACTAA